The following coding sequences lie in one Peribacillus frigoritolerans genomic window:
- the yhbY gene encoding ribosome assembly RNA-binding protein YhbY, with the protein MLTGKQKRFLRSKAHHLNPIFQVGKGGVNDNLIKQIGEALEVRELIKVSILQNCEEDRDDVGLSLSKGARAELVQIIGNTIVLYKESKENKQLKLP; encoded by the coding sequence ATGTTAACAGGAAAACAAAAAAGATTTTTACGATCAAAGGCCCACCACCTCAATCCAATTTTTCAAGTTGGTAAAGGCGGCGTCAATGATAATCTCATCAAGCAAATTGGTGAGGCGCTTGAAGTACGTGAATTAATCAAGGTCAGCATCCTGCAAAACTGTGAAGAGGACCGCGATGATGTGGGACTTTCTTTATCAAAGGGTGCACGGGCGGAATTGGTTCAGATTATCGGCAACACAATTGTGCTGTATAAAGAATCAAAAGAAAACAAACAACTTAAATTACCTTAA
- the aroE gene encoding shikimate dehydrogenase → MKKIYGVMGDPIAHSMSPDIHNDAFEKENIEAVYHHFHVTPERLNDAVKGMKALGIEGFNITIPHKTSIIPFLDEVDELALAIGAVNTVVNKNGRFIGYNTDGKGFFKSLCDEISGDIKAKKTLVIGAGGAARAIYFTLVKEGVKQVDIANRTKERAAQLVSDCPYDKVSKALSIIEAEESLSQYDLIIQTTSSGMSPELDHSPLKVDQLKTGAIVSDIIYNPLQTKLLREAGEKGAETQNGLGMFINQAALAFEIWTGIMPDTARMTDIVLNKLGGNTC, encoded by the coding sequence ATGAAAAAGATATATGGGGTAATGGGAGATCCAATTGCGCATTCGATGTCACCGGACATTCATAATGATGCTTTTGAAAAAGAAAATATAGAAGCGGTTTATCATCATTTTCATGTGACACCTGAGCGATTGAACGATGCCGTAAAAGGCATGAAAGCCCTTGGTATTGAAGGGTTTAACATCACGATTCCTCATAAGACTTCAATCATCCCTTTCCTTGATGAAGTGGATGAACTGGCCCTTGCAATCGGGGCTGTAAATACGGTTGTTAACAAAAATGGTCGGTTTATAGGGTATAATACAGACGGAAAAGGATTTTTCAAATCTTTATGCGATGAAATATCAGGTGACATCAAGGCTAAAAAAACGTTAGTGATCGGAGCGGGCGGTGCTGCGCGTGCGATTTATTTTACCCTCGTGAAAGAAGGGGTAAAGCAAGTTGATATTGCAAACCGGACAAAGGAAAGAGCGGCCCAGCTTGTTTCTGATTGCCCATATGATAAAGTATCGAAGGCACTCTCGATTATCGAAGCGGAAGAAAGCTTATCACAATATGATTTAATCATCCAAACGACTTCTTCTGGAATGAGTCCTGAATTGGATCATTCACCGTTAAAGGTCGACCAGCTTAAAACCGGTGCCATTGTCAGTGATATCATTTATAACCCTCTGCAAACCAAGCTGCTGCGTGAAGCGGGGGAAAAAGGGGCGGAAACGCAAAATGGGCTGGGGATGTTCATCAACCAGGCTGCGCTCGCTTTTGAGATATGGACAGGCATTATGCCGGATACAGCAAGAATGACAGATATTGTCTTGAACAAACTAGGAGGTAACACATGTTAA